From a single Nitrospira sp. genomic region:
- a CDS encoding molybdenum cofactor guanylyltransferase — MKITDVTGVLLAGGKSRRMGQDKRFLSFGDRRLFERGLWTLRSLLQHVSIVIAQDSPVLSANVPVLRDVVAHCGSLGGLYTGLREASTPHVFVAACDMPFLNVNLISYMIGLKEEADMIVASWDNRIQPTHAIYSKRCVPILEDMIRRHHVKIQDAFQHPSLTVRCMTDSEVRQIDPEGRSFFNINSPADLEAARVLHDDSIGS, encoded by the coding sequence GTGAAGATTACAGATGTGACGGGTGTCCTACTGGCCGGCGGAAAGAGTAGACGGATGGGGCAGGATAAGCGCTTCCTGTCATTCGGGGATCGTAGGCTCTTTGAACGCGGGCTCTGGACGTTACGTTCGCTGTTACAGCATGTGTCGATCGTGATTGCACAGGACAGCCCGGTCCTCTCGGCAAACGTGCCGGTTCTCCGAGATGTTGTTGCCCATTGCGGCAGTCTTGGCGGGCTGTATACAGGCCTGCGAGAAGCGTCCACTCCGCATGTGTTTGTTGCGGCATGTGATATGCCCTTTCTCAACGTGAATCTGATCAGCTATATGATCGGGTTGAAGGAAGAGGCCGATATGATCGTCGCATCTTGGGACAACCGGATCCAACCAACGCATGCCATATATTCCAAACGCTGTGTACCGATTCTGGAGGACATGATTCGTAGACATCACGTGAAAATTCAAGATGCATTTCAGCATCCCTCCCTCACTGTGCGATGCATGACGGACAGTGAAGTGAGGCAAATCGATCCAGAAGGCCGTTCATTTTTCAATATCAATAGCCCCGCCGATCTTGAGGCCGCTCGCGTACTACATGACGACTCGATAGGCTCATGA